One genomic window of Trichlorobacter lovleyi includes the following:
- a CDS encoding prepilin-type N-terminal cleavage/methylation domain-containing protein, producing MQNAKGFTLVELAIVLIIIGILLGAILKGQELVDNAKIKRAVSDMNSIFVAYNGYIDRYQRKPGDDGPLATLTARGGAWASVTAAGNSDGNLGALVANTFTNGAVETTSFWQHVKAAGFVPGSITAAGAAALPNNGFNGLVGVFNNTTAVTGAASGINVCLSQVPGKAAAALDKQLDDGDPTAGSVRATLGTAGTNTVPGAAAAAPYSEASEYTLCRAL from the coding sequence ATGCAGAACGCAAAGGGTTTTACCTTGGTTGAACTTGCCATTGTACTGATCATTATCGGCATCCTGCTGGGAGCTATTCTCAAAGGGCAGGAGCTTGTCGACAATGCCAAAATAAAGCGGGCCGTATCAGACATGAACAGCATTTTTGTCGCCTATAACGGCTACATTGACCGCTACCAGAGAAAACCGGGGGATGACGGCCCATTGGCAACCCTGACGGCACGGGGCGGTGCATGGGCTTCTGTTACGGCTGCTGGAAACAGCGATGGCAACCTTGGTGCTTTGGTTGCCAACACCTTTACAAACGGTGCCGTTGAGACAACCAGTTTTTGGCAACATGTCAAGGCCGCCGGTTTTGTACCGGGCAGTATCACCGCAGCAGGCGCAGCAGCGCTGCCAAATAACGGTTTTAACGGCCTGGTCGGCGTATTCAACAACACGACAGCGGTCACCGGGGCAGCATCCGGTATCAATGTCTGCTTGAGCCAAGTTCCCGGCAAGGCTGCTGCAGCACTTGACAAGCAGCTGGATGATGGTGACCCCACGGCAGGCTCTGTGCGCGCAACACTGGGCACCGCAGGCACCAACACCGTACCCGGAGCTGCTGCCGCAGCCCCGTATTCGGAAGCAAGCGAATACACCTTGTGCAGAGCACTCTAG
- the hemH gene encoding ferrochelatase yields the protein MSDTTAILLLQMGGPDSLEAVRPFLLNLFSDREIIKIGPAWLQPLIARMIVRRRTPAVMEKYREIGGRSPIQKLTQAQAEMLAAELGIPCHVGMRYWHPFTAETLARLRKNGVRKLVALSLYPHYSRATSGSSFNDLTRCLADLDSDLEVVRIPHFYNHPLYIDALAEKVEAGLASFPDRAGVQLLFSAHSLPQSFIAEGDPYLEQIQTTVRLVMERFEGVQHRLAFQSRAGPVKWLEPSTDDTLKELAASGCRNLLVVPLSFVSDHIETLHEIDIEYAAEAHKLGISNFRRTESLNSSPAFISCLAELVRQALKAP from the coding sequence TTGTCTGATACTACAGCCATACTTCTGCTGCAGATGGGTGGCCCCGACTCCCTGGAGGCGGTCCGCCCGTTCCTGCTCAATCTTTTCAGCGACCGGGAGATCATCAAGATCGGTCCTGCCTGGCTGCAACCGCTGATTGCACGGATGATTGTCAGGCGGCGCACCCCCGCGGTCATGGAAAAATACCGCGAGATCGGCGGCAGGTCCCCTATCCAGAAACTGACCCAGGCCCAGGCGGAGATGCTTGCTGCAGAGCTCGGTATCCCCTGCCATGTGGGCATGCGCTACTGGCATCCCTTTACGGCAGAGACGCTGGCCCGGCTGCGTAAAAACGGCGTCAGGAAGCTGGTGGCCCTGTCGCTCTACCCCCACTACTCCCGCGCCACCAGCGGCTCCAGCTTCAATGACCTGACCCGTTGTCTGGCTGATCTGGATAGCGACCTGGAGGTCGTGCGGATTCCCCACTTCTACAACCACCCGCTCTACATCGATGCCCTGGCGGAAAAGGTTGAAGCCGGGCTGGCATCCTTCCCTGACCGCGCTGGCGTACAGCTGCTTTTCTCGGCCCACTCCCTGCCGCAGTCGTTTATTGCCGAAGGCGATCCCTACCTTGAACAGATCCAGACCACCGTCCGGCTGGTGATGGAACGGTTTGAGGGGGTGCAACACCGGCTGGCCTTTCAATCACGGGCCGGGCCGGTCAAATGGCTTGAGCCATCCACCGATGACACACTGAAGGAGCTGGCAGCAAGCGGTTGCAGAAATCTGCTGGTGGTGCCGCTCTCCTTTGTGTCAGACCATATTGAAACGCTGCATGAGATTGACATTGAATATGCCGCAGAGGCCCACAAACTGGGAATCAGCAACTTCCGGCGCACGGAATCGCTCAACAGCTCTCCGGCCTTTATCAGCTGCCTGGCAGAGCTGGTCCGTCAGGCACTTAAAGCCCCCTAA